Proteins from a single region of Psychrobium sp. MM17-31:
- a CDS encoding Fe(3+) ABC transporter substrate-binding protein, with protein sequence MIAMAVGMMSVAGSFAVQAAEEVNIYSYRQSFLIDPVVEKFEKDTGINVNVVFAKKGLAERLKREGKLTKADLVLTTDISRLMELKDKGLVAAVDSKVIEGNVPANLRDPEDEWFALTTRVRNVYASKERFGNKAISYEDLAKPEFKGKICTRSGKHPYTVALVSSMIAHHGEAKAKEWLMGVKENLARKPQGNDRGQIKAIAAGQCDVSLGNSYYFGKMLTDAKQKPTADQVHILFPNQDGRGAHVNVSGMALTKYAPNKDAAIKLMEYLTGDLAQGIYAQVNMEYPVKPGVEKSKLVASWGDFKADDLAMSDIAKYRPTALKLLDQVKFDL encoded by the coding sequence ATGATCGCAATGGCTGTTGGCATGATGTCAGTAGCGGGTTCATTCGCAGTACAAGCTGCAGAAGAAGTTAATATTTACTCTTACCGTCAGTCGTTCTTAATCGATCCTGTGGTAGAGAAATTTGAAAAAGACACAGGCATCAACGTAAACGTAGTATTTGCTAAGAAAGGCCTAGCGGAGCGTTTAAAGCGCGAAGGTAAATTAACTAAGGCAGACTTGGTATTAACTACTGATATCAGCCGTCTAATGGAATTAAAAGACAAAGGCCTAGTGGCTGCAGTCGATAGTAAAGTTATTGAAGGTAACGTACCTGCAAACTTACGCGATCCAGAAGATGAGTGGTTTGCATTAACAACGCGCGTACGTAATGTTTACGCGTCAAAAGAGCGCTTTGGTAACAAAGCGATCAGTTACGAAGATTTAGCTAAACCTGAATTCAAAGGCAAAATCTGTACTCGCAGTGGTAAGCATCCTTACACAGTAGCACTTGTGTCTTCGATGATTGCACATCACGGTGAAGCGAAAGCTAAAGAATGGTTAATGGGCGTTAAAGAAAACTTAGCGCGTAAACCGCAAGGTAACGATCGTGGTCAAATCAAAGCTATTGCTGCTGGCCAATGTGATGTTTCACTAGGTAACAGCTACTACTTCGGTAAAATGCTAACAGACGCTAAGCAAAAACCAACAGCCGATCAAGTACACATCTTATTCCCGAACCAAGACGGTCGCGGTGCACACGTAAACGTGAGTGGTATGGCGCTAACTAAATATGCTCCAAACAAAGATGCTGCTATCAAGCTAATGGAATACCTAACAGGTGATTTAGCTCAAGGTATCTACGCTCAAGTAAACATGGAATACCCAGTTAAACCAGGCGTTGAAAAATCTAAATTAGTTGCTTCTTGGGGCGACTTTAAAGCTGACGATTTAGCGATGAGTGACATTGCGAAGTACCGTCCTACTGCACTTAAGTTATTAGACCAAGTTAAATTCGATTTATAA
- a CDS encoding iron ABC transporter permease has translation MLIVLNKKWPAFSWLLSFLLFLPLLAIIWQSFGDDGNVFAELWQSVLPDYMLNTALVVGTVGFLSMLIGVPVAWLVAMCEFPGRKLFLWGMLLPLAMPSYVVAFVYTDLLEYAGPVQTALREFFGWKSAQDYAFFDVRTWFGAAVMLALVLYPYVYLLARTAFLEQSQSLAQSARMLGANAWQSFWRVSLPLARPAIAVAVALVAMESLADFAVVHYFAVPTLTTAVYDTWLGYGSLAAAARLSALMLAVLFVLIALERVGRAKQRHYQRADSGEPVMRHQLSGIKKWLATLLCLTIFMAGFGVPFISLVNMAIDYFDVSWNREFFDYSVNSLLLASTVSLVCLFIAILLGYFKRLSSGKYAALAPKIASTGYALPGTVLAIGVIIPLTLFDHGINEFLESFGIEGPGLLLSGTVFAIAAGYTVRFCAIAIGSIESSFNKISPSIDMVTLTLGKSPLGMLFKVHLPLIKKGCFAALLLVFIESMKELPAALLLRPFNYETLATYVYQFVSDEQLEYGALAAIVIVLVGLIPLVFLNRSLEQQH, from the coding sequence ATTTTGATAGTGCTCAACAAGAAATGGCCAGCGTTTAGCTGGCTTTTATCGTTTTTACTCTTCCTTCCGCTACTCGCTATTATTTGGCAATCCTTTGGCGATGACGGCAATGTATTTGCTGAGTTATGGCAAAGCGTACTGCCTGATTACATGCTAAACACCGCACTTGTCGTTGGTACCGTCGGCTTTTTATCGATGCTAATAGGTGTACCTGTCGCTTGGCTGGTGGCAATGTGCGAGTTTCCGGGGCGCAAATTATTTTTATGGGGCATGTTGCTTCCTTTAGCTATGCCATCTTATGTTGTTGCCTTCGTTTATACCGATTTATTGGAATATGCCGGGCCTGTCCAAACGGCGCTGCGTGAATTCTTCGGCTGGAAATCGGCACAAGACTACGCATTTTTCGATGTTCGTACCTGGTTTGGCGCCGCGGTGATGCTGGCTCTCGTGTTATATCCTTATGTTTATTTGTTGGCGAGAACGGCGTTTCTCGAGCAATCACAGTCATTGGCACAATCCGCGCGGATGTTAGGTGCCAATGCGTGGCAGAGTTTTTGGCGGGTGTCGTTACCATTAGCGCGTCCAGCGATAGCTGTTGCTGTGGCTTTGGTGGCCATGGAGTCACTGGCTGATTTTGCGGTGGTGCATTATTTTGCGGTGCCGACTTTAACAACTGCGGTGTACGATACGTGGCTTGGTTACGGCAGTTTAGCGGCGGCTGCGCGTTTGTCGGCGTTAATGCTGGCTGTCCTGTTTGTACTTATCGCATTAGAGCGCGTTGGCCGAGCCAAGCAGCGCCATTATCAGCGGGCTGATTCGGGCGAGCCTGTTATGCGCCATCAGCTTAGTGGTATCAAAAAATGGTTAGCGACATTGTTGTGTTTAACTATCTTTATGGCGGGCTTTGGCGTGCCATTTATTTCATTAGTGAATATGGCGATTGATTATTTTGATGTGTCGTGGAATCGTGAGTTCTTCGATTACAGCGTCAATAGCCTACTGTTAGCATCGACGGTTTCCTTGGTGTGCTTGTTTATTGCTATCTTACTTGGTTACTTTAAGCGTCTATCAAGCGGTAAATATGCTGCGCTAGCGCCGAAAATCGCTAGTACGGGTTATGCACTGCCGGGCACTGTGCTGGCGATTGGTGTGATAATTCCGCTGACACTATTCGATCACGGCATCAATGAGTTCCTTGAGTCTTTCGGTATTGAAGGCCCGGGCTTGTTGCTTTCAGGTACTGTCTTTGCCATTGCTGCAGGTTATACGGTGCGCTTTTGTGCCATCGCTATCGGTTCTATTGAGTCGAGCTTTAATAAGATTTCGCCATCGATTGATATGGTAACGCTGACCTTAGGAAAATCACCATTAGGCATGTTGTTTAAGGTGCATTTACCACTGATCAAAAAAGGCTGTTTTGCGGCGCTGTTGTTAGTGTTTATCGAATCGATGAAAGAGTTACCAGCCGCGTTGTTATTACGCCCGTTTAACTACGAAACACTTGCCACTTATGTTTATCAATTTGTGTCTGACGAACAATTAGAATACGGCGCACTAGCCGCTATTGTGATTGTTTTGGTTGGACTAATTCCTCTTGTTTTCTTAAATCGTTCACTGGAGCAACAACACTAA
- a CDS encoding ABC transporter ATP-binding protein → MTQLTISNLSSKYDDKAVIEGLSLSLESNEIVALLGPSGCGKTTLLRAIAGLQPICDGEISLGNTVISTPKKSVPSEKRNVGMIFQDYALFPHLSVNDNVAFGLQKLDKSKRQAVVDDMLRLVKLLGYGDRFPHELSGGQQQRVAIARALAYKPQLMLLDEPFSNIDSQSRGEIMQEMRQILKEQGVPAVFVTHSKDEAFAFADKIAIFNDGKIEQIDSGSVLYAQPSSCYVANFMGKTNYLTIESATKEHLNTALGPLTLNGAELPLDHNVVMLRPEQIVIDENSAHRFVVKQAIFAGSHWIYQVAAKADDKVLVEVHSHERLALDQELGLTVTAHQWVTFKT, encoded by the coding sequence ATGACGCAGTTAACTATCAGTAATTTGTCGAGCAAATACGACGACAAAGCCGTTATCGAAGGGTTGTCGCTTAGTTTAGAAAGCAATGAAATCGTCGCGTTATTAGGGCCTAGTGGTTGTGGTAAAACGACCTTGCTGCGTGCCATTGCAGGATTGCAGCCTATTTGTGACGGTGAAATATCGCTGGGTAATACGGTAATCAGCACGCCTAAGAAATCAGTGCCGAGCGAAAAGCGCAATGTTGGGATGATTTTTCAGGATTATGCCCTGTTTCCACATTTGAGTGTTAACGACAACGTGGCCTTTGGTTTGCAAAAACTTGATAAGTCGAAACGTCAGGCGGTGGTTGATGACATGCTGCGCTTGGTTAAGTTATTGGGCTATGGCGATCGTTTTCCACATGAATTATCAGGTGGTCAGCAGCAACGTGTCGCTATCGCTCGTGCTTTGGCCTACAAACCGCAACTCATGCTACTCGATGAGCCTTTCTCAAATATCGATAGCCAGTCGCGTGGCGAGATTATGCAAGAGATGCGTCAGATCCTTAAAGAGCAAGGCGTGCCAGCGGTTTTTGTGACTCACAGTAAAGACGAAGCCTTTGCGTTTGCCGATAAAATTGCCATCTTTAACGATGGAAAAATCGAGCAAATTGATAGTGGGAGTGTGTTATATGCACAACCTAGTTCTTGCTATGTCGCTAATTTTATGGGAAAAACTAATTACTTAACCATTGAAAGTGCTACCAAAGAGCATTTGAATACGGCACTGGGACCACTAACGTTGAATGGCGCTGAGCTGCCATTGGATCATAATGTGGTGATGTTGCGACCTGAGCAAATTGTTATTGATGAAAACTCAGCGCATAGATTTGTTGTTAAACAGGCGATATTTGCTGGTAGTCATTGGATTTATCAAGTTGCAGCAAAAGCTGACGATAAGGTGTTAGTGGAAGTGCATTCACATGAGCGTTTAGCGCTGGACCAAGAGCTTGGTTTGACGGTGACAGCGCACCAATGGGTAACTTTTAAAACATAA
- a CDS encoding Dyp-type peroxidase, whose translation MAREQSGICAEGNLHSQYLLFDCHEGMEAAIRSQLVEISHYLEEMADEYSDVAFSGFIAVGANYWENLYPDSKPKMLRPFPSLSQDDRHAPAFPIDLFIQIRCDRSDINHLVSREICLMLEDLASLVEEVRGFRYLDSRDLTGFVDGTENPKGLHRQEVALVGEEDNEFRGGSYVHIQRYVHDLTQWDKLKIKAQEDIIGRTKQDNHEYSSFNKPKTSHIRRTGLKDDAGNSVEILRQSMPYGDMKEQGLFFISCCKTPLNFELMLRSMIVGDNKGHYDHLLKYTQAVTGAAFFAPAVSYFSAHS comes from the coding sequence ATGGCAAGAGAACAATCTGGAATTTGCGCCGAAGGAAATTTACATAGCCAATATTTGCTATTCGATTGTCATGAAGGCATGGAGGCTGCTATTCGCAGCCAGCTGGTGGAAATCAGTCACTATCTCGAAGAGATGGCTGACGAATACAGTGATGTGGCGTTTTCAGGCTTTATTGCCGTGGGCGCCAATTATTGGGAAAACCTCTATCCCGATTCCAAACCAAAGATGCTAAGGCCATTTCCATCACTCAGCCAAGATGATCGTCATGCGCCAGCTTTTCCTATCGATCTCTTTATTCAAATTCGCTGTGATCGCAGCGATATTAATCATTTGGTCAGCCGTGAGATTTGTTTGATGCTTGAAGATCTTGCCAGCCTCGTCGAAGAAGTTCGTGGATTTAGATACTTAGACAGTCGCGATCTTACTGGTTTTGTCGATGGCACCGAAAATCCTAAAGGCTTGCATCGCCAAGAAGTGGCGTTAGTTGGTGAAGAAGATAATGAATTCCGCGGCGGTAGTTATGTTCATATTCAGCGTTATGTTCATGATCTTACACAGTGGGATAAGCTAAAGATCAAAGCACAAGAAGATATTATTGGCCGCACCAAGCAAGACAATCACGAATATTCATCGTTTAACAAACCGAAAACCTCGCACATTCGCCGTACAGGGTTAAAAGATGATGCAGGCAATTCTGTTGAGATCTTACGCCAGTCGATGCCTTATGGTGATATGAAAGAGCAGGGGCTGTTCTTTATTTCCTGTTGTAAAACGCCGCTAAATTTTGAATTAATGCTGCGTAGTATGATTGTTGGTGACAATAAAGGGCATTACGATCATTTACTCAAATATACCCAAGCAGTAACTGGTGCAGCGTTCTTCGCGCCAGCGGTGAGTTATTTTTCAGCGCATAGCTAG
- the argR gene encoding transcriptional regulator ArgR, producing MRPSQKQDQLVKAFKALLKEECFGSQGDIVHALQELGFENINQSKVSRMLSKFGAVRTRNAKQEMVYCLPAEMGVPNTSSPLKNLVIDLDHNDSMIVIRTSPGAAQLIARLLDSIGKAEGILGTIAGDDTIFIAPAQVSEIQKTLATIKEIFNVSL from the coding sequence ATGAGACCTTCTCAAAAACAAGACCAGCTTGTAAAAGCATTTAAAGCCCTATTAAAAGAAGAGTGTTTTGGCTCTCAAGGCGACATCGTTCACGCACTGCAAGAATTAGGATTTGAAAATATCAATCAATCTAAAGTCTCTCGCATGCTCAGTAAGTTTGGTGCCGTTCGCACCCGCAACGCCAAACAAGAAATGGTTTACTGCCTACCAGCAGAAATGGGCGTTCCAAACACCAGTAGTCCACTGAAAAACTTGGTAATCGATTTGGATCACAACGACTCAATGATCGTTATCCGTACCAGCCCAGGCGCAGCGCAGCTTATTGCTCGCTTACTAGATTCTATTGGTAAAGCTGAAGGTATCTTAGGCACCATCGCCGGTGACGACACTATCTTCATCGCGCCAGCACAGGTCAGCGAAATTCAAAAAACACTGGCAACTATCAAAGAGATTTTTAACGTTAGTTTGTAA
- the mdh gene encoding malate dehydrogenase, translating to MKVAVLGAAGGIGQALGLLLKTQLPAGSELSLYDIAPVTPGVAADLSHIPTDVKVTGFAGEDSTPALEGADVVLISAGVARKPGMDRSDLFNINAGIVKTLIGACADTCPKALIGVITNPVNTTVAIAAEVLKEKGVYDPARLFGVTTLDVIRANTFVGEAKGVNPADVNVPVIGGHSGVTILPLLSQSGFEFSDEEIAALTNRIQNAGTEVVEAKAGGGSATLSMGQAAARFGLSLVRALNGEENVVECTYVEGPGEKARFFAQPVLLGKNGVEKVLSYGEVSAFESDALEGALETLKGDITLGEEFVNA from the coding sequence ATGAAAGTTGCAGTATTAGGCGCTGCTGGTGGCATTGGCCAAGCACTAGGTTTATTGTTAAAAACTCAACTACCTGCGGGCAGCGAGTTATCTCTATATGATATCGCGCCAGTAACTCCAGGTGTTGCTGCTGATCTTAGCCACATCCCAACTGATGTTAAAGTAACAGGTTTCGCAGGTGAAGATTCTACGCCAGCACTTGAAGGTGCAGACGTAGTATTAATCTCTGCAGGTGTTGCACGTAAGCCAGGTATGGATCGTTCAGATCTTTTCAACATCAACGCTGGTATCGTTAAAACGTTAATCGGTGCTTGTGCTGACACTTGTCCAAAAGCATTAATCGGTGTTATCACTAACCCAGTAAACACAACAGTTGCTATCGCCGCTGAAGTATTAAAAGAGAAGGGTGTTTACGATCCAGCTCGTTTATTCGGTGTGACTACACTTGACGTTATCCGCGCTAACACTTTCGTTGGTGAAGCTAAGGGCGTTAACCCTGCAGACGTAAACGTTCCAGTAATCGGTGGTCACTCTGGTGTTACTATCCTACCGTTACTATCTCAATCTGGTTTCGAATTCTCAGACGAAGAAATTGCTGCACTAACAAACCGCATCCAAAACGCTGGTACTGAAGTTGTTGAAGCTAAAGCTGGTGGCGGTTCTGCTACATTATCAATGGGGCAAGCTGCTGCACGTTTCGGTCTATCACTAGTTCGCGCATTAAACGGCGAAGAAAACGTTGTTGAGTGTACTTATGTTGAAGGTCCAGGCGAGAAAGCTCGTTTCTTCGCACAGCCAGTTCTTTTAGGTAAGAACGGTGTAGAAAAAGTATTAAGCTACGGCGAAGTTTCTGCATTTGAATCTGACGCACTAGAAGGTGCTTTAGAGACGCTAAAAGGCGACATCACTTTAGGTGAAGAGTTCGTTAACGCTTAA
- a CDS encoding prepilin-type N-terminal cleavage/methylation domain-containing protein, producing the protein MKYSRAFTLIELIMVILIISVLAVTIVPKFFTSSEVEHFAVRDQLISQLRLAQLKSMNQIDKCHRVVIDSSGAKLAEMTLNTSVNPSVCNSSSLVVLQDSLLEFSETSVSLAVSSPPSILNIDFKSDNQGIGQCNGSAGCTIDIIGSETLQIKIESQGYIHAL; encoded by the coding sequence ATGAAGTATTCACGCGCTTTTACATTGATAGAGCTAATTATGGTGATTTTAATCATCAGTGTTTTGGCGGTCACTATAGTGCCTAAATTCTTTACGTCATCCGAAGTTGAACACTTTGCGGTTCGCGATCAATTGATTTCGCAATTGCGTTTGGCTCAGCTTAAGTCAATGAATCAAATAGATAAGTGTCATCGAGTAGTGATTGATTCAAGTGGTGCTAAGTTGGCTGAAATGACTTTGAATACGAGCGTAAATCCTAGTGTTTGCAATAGTAGTTCACTGGTTGTTTTACAAGATTCCTTGCTCGAGTTTTCAGAAACATCAGTTAGTCTCGCAGTTTCATCACCTCCTTCAATTTTGAATATTGACTTTAAGTCTGACAATCAAGGCATTGGGCAATGCAATGGTTCAGCGGGCTGTACGATTGATATCATTGGCTCTGAAACACTACAAATAAAGATAGAAAGTCAGGGGTATATTCATGCGCTTTAA
- a CDS encoding prepilin-type N-terminal cleavage/methylation domain-containing protein, translating to MRFNTPSKGFTLIELVIGIVVFSVAMTMVFSVIVPRAEQSVDPIYQVRAAKLASALMSEISSKAYDENSNPSLAQGPCGSSTNPLACTVSLGPEEGAAARNLFDDVDDYDGFTIDGLLLNDNSAKYADLYANYQLSVSVDYDGNYDGTADTATNAKLITVTVTMPNNEQVSFASYRGNY from the coding sequence ATGCGCTTTAATACCCCTTCTAAAGGATTTACCTTAATAGAGCTTGTCATTGGCATCGTGGTATTTTCCGTTGCCATGACTATGGTTTTTTCGGTGATAGTTCCCCGTGCTGAGCAAAGTGTCGACCCAATTTATCAGGTACGCGCCGCCAAGCTCGCGAGTGCTTTAATGAGTGAAATTAGCAGCAAAGCTTATGATGAAAACTCTAATCCATCCTTAGCGCAGGGCCCTTGTGGCAGTAGCACTAATCCATTGGCTTGCACCGTATCGCTAGGCCCTGAAGAAGGCGCAGCGGCGCGTAATTTATTCGATGATGTTGACGATTACGATGGCTTTACCATTGACGGTCTTCTGCTCAATGACAATAGTGCGAAATACGCCGATTTATATGCCAATTATCAACTAAGTGTCAGCGTCGATTACGATGGCAATTATGATGGCACTGCCGATACGGCAACCAATGCAAAATTAATTACCGTCACAGTCACCATGCCGAATAACGAGCAAGTGTCTTTTGCCAGCTATCGAGGTAACTACTAA
- a CDS encoding type II secretion system protein, which translates to MKRNNGGFTLIELVLVILVLAIVSTGIVTFIRYGVQTYQDTAGRDKQISDSRFVIERITRELRNALPNSVRVTNGGDCVEFIPILASSTYVDIPVLPDAASSTVTIVASSEPFTPTNTKLVVYPLSVGEVYVNGTQTTGKVFNVDSYSAAVDNVVTVTLTNAVHFDDDSPNQRYFIIRENVAYCWDTSGDIKRYQNVANPPSGTGVLMAENVVKPSGSTPIFSYQGDTLIRNAIVLMDFSFRYDDERLRLVNEVNIANVP; encoded by the coding sequence ATGAAGCGTAACAACGGCGGTTTTACGCTCATTGAGTTGGTGCTAGTCATTTTAGTGCTAGCTATTGTTAGCACGGGGATAGTGACTTTTATTCGCTATGGTGTGCAGACCTATCAAGACACGGCGGGTCGTGATAAGCAAATCAGCGATAGTCGATTTGTGATTGAGCGTATCACGCGCGAGTTACGCAATGCGTTGCCTAATAGCGTGCGAGTGACTAATGGCGGCGATTGTGTTGAGTTTATTCCTATCTTGGCAAGCTCAACTTATGTCGATATTCCGGTTTTACCAGATGCAGCAAGCTCGACGGTGACGATAGTTGCTAGCAGTGAACCTTTTACACCAACCAATACCAAATTGGTGGTTTATCCGCTGAGTGTTGGCGAAGTTTATGTCAATGGCACTCAAACAACGGGTAAAGTATTTAATGTTGATAGTTATTCTGCGGCTGTCGATAATGTAGTTACTGTGACTTTGACCAATGCAGTGCATTTTGATGATGATTCCCCCAACCAGCGTTATTTCATTATTCGCGAAAATGTGGCGTATTGCTGGGACACTAGCGGTGATATCAAGCGTTATCAAAACGTTGCTAACCCGCCTAGTGGTACAGGCGTATTGATGGCAGAAAATGTAGTTAAACCAAGCGGTTCGACGCCGATATTTAGTTATCAAGGTGATACGCTAATTCGCAATGCAATCGTGTTAATGGACTTTAGCTTTCGATATGACGATGAGCGTTTGCGACTCGTTAATGAGGTGAATATTGCCAATGTTCCGTAA